Proteins encoded in a region of the Solanum dulcamara chromosome 9, daSolDulc1.2, whole genome shotgun sequence genome:
- the LOC129904733 gene encoding protein RETICULATA-RELATED 1, chloroplastic, translating into MALLQSSLSHISNLSISSNDCEFKFLNTSKLVSLQQSITKTDRIFSIKCTGQESIIRTVDGGDGGNGKGGFPSDNGGSGDGGGDDDDGDGDYDEKEFGPIVKFDEVVKEAEKLGAKLPIGMLEAAKTTGIRRLILSRYLDMQGSAWPLGFLMRHCSMLRNRMLADPSFLFKVGTEIVIDSCCATFAEVQKRGKDFWAEFELYAADLLVGIVVDIALVGMLAPYVRIGKQSVSSSSFGRFRHACGALPSSVFEAERPGCKFTLQQRISTFFYKGFLYGSVGFGCGLVGQGIANLIMITKRSIKKSQEDIPVPPLIKSAALWGFFLAVSSNTRYQIINGLERLVEASPVAKRVPPVALAFTVGVRFANNIYGGMQFVEWAKLSGVQ; encoded by the exons ATGGCTCTGCTTCAATCATCACTTTCCCATATATCAAATCTTTCGATTTCTTCAAACGACTGTGAATTCAAATTCTTAAATACATCAAAGTTGGTATCTTTACAACAATCCATTACGAAAACTGATCGAATTTTCAGTATTAAATGTACTGGACAAGAATCCATCATTAGAACAGTTGACGGAGGTGATGGAGGTAACGGAAAAGGAGGATTTCCATCTGACAACGGCGGCTCCGGCGACGGCGGTGGAGATGATGACGACGGTGATGGTGATTATGATGAGAAAGAGTTTGGACCGATAGTGAAATTTGATGAGGTGGTTAAAGAGGCGGAAAAGTTAGGGGCGAAATTGCCTATTGGTATGTTGGAAGCTGCTAAGACTACAGGGATTAGGAGATTGATTCTTAGTCGTTACTTGGATATGCAG GGTTCAGCTTGGCCACTGGGGTTTTTGATGAGACATTGCTCAATGCTGAGAAATCGAATGCTTGCTGATCCATCATTTTTGTTTAAAGTCGGAACAGAG ATTGTCATCGACTCCTGTTGTGCAACATTTGCAGAGGTGCAGAAAAGGGGAAAGGATTTCTGGGCTGAATTTGAGTTGTATGCAGCAGATCTTCTTGTTGGAATTGTTGTTGACATCGCATTGGTAGGCATGTTGGCTCCTTATGTCCGAATAGGCAAGCAGTCCGTTTCAAGCAGCTCTTTTGGACGCTTTCGACATGCTTGTGGAGCTCTTCCCAGCAG TGTTTTTGAAGCTGAGAGGCCAGGGTGTAAATTTACATTGCAGCAGCGTATTTCAACATTCTTTTACAAG GGGTTTTTGTATGGCTCAGTTGGATTTGGGTGTGGCCTTGTTGGGCAGGGCATTGCGAATTTGATAATGATTACTAAGAG GAGCATCAAGAAGTCACAAGAGGACATACCTGTCCCTCCTTTAATAAAAAGTGCTGCACTCTGGG GATTCTTTCTGGCAGTCTCTTCGAATACTCGATACCAAATTATAAACGGCTTAGAGCGCTTGGTTGAAGCATCGCCAGTAGCAAAACGCGTCCCCCCTGTTGCCTTGGCCTTCACCGTGGGCGTACGATTTGCTAACAATATTTATGGTGGTATGCAGTTTGTGGAATGGGCTAAGCTGAGTGGAGTGCAATAA